The proteins below are encoded in one region of Streptomyces sp. NBC_00490:
- the ligA gene encoding NAD-dependent DNA ligase LigA produces the protein MTTPVAQIVDAAAYAQAVEDAVKAAAAYYEGGTSALDDDTYDRLVRGIAAWEAEHPDEVLSDSPTGKVAGGAVEGDVPHTVAMLSLDNVFSPEEFTTWTASLARRIGHDVTCFSVEPKLDGLAIAARYTHGRLRQLITRGDGTAGEDVSHAIGTIEGLPEELSEPVTVEVRGEVLMTTAQFEHANEVRTAHGGQPFANPRNAAAGTLRAKERAYTVPMTFFGYGLLPLPDTPPALAEQLGESAHSDLMAQAGGLGVNTTATTAVPGSTADTVEEVLARVQEIAALRAELPFGIDGVVIKADLAIDQRTAGSGTRAPRWAIAYKLPAVEKVTRLLEVEWNVGRTGIIAPRAVLEPVEIDGSTITYATLHNPADITRRDLRLGDHVMVYRAGDVIPRIEAPVAHLRTGDEQPIVFPEVCPRCGSAIDTSEQRWRCENGRNCHLVASLSYAAGRDQLDIEGLGHTRVVQLVDAGLVADLADLFTLTRDQLLALERMGDTSTDNLLAALTTAKSQPLSRVLCALGVRGTGRSMSRRIARYFATMDNIRAADAEAMQRVDGIGTEKAPSIVAELAELAPLIDKLAAAGVNMTEPGATPPVPVDENSAGADGEVEGAELPLAGMAVVVTGSMTGALEKLSRNEMNELIERAGGRASSSVSKKTSLVVAGDGAGSKRAKAEDLGIRLASPDEFATLIADFLN, from the coding sequence ATGACGACACCCGTTGCACAGATCGTGGATGCCGCCGCCTACGCGCAGGCGGTCGAGGATGCGGTGAAGGCCGCGGCCGCCTACTACGAGGGCGGCACCTCAGCCCTGGACGACGACACCTACGACCGGCTGGTGCGCGGTATCGCGGCGTGGGAGGCGGAGCATCCCGATGAGGTGCTGTCCGACTCTCCGACGGGGAAGGTCGCCGGCGGGGCCGTGGAGGGGGATGTACCGCACACGGTGGCGATGCTGAGTCTGGACAACGTGTTCTCGCCGGAGGAGTTCACCACCTGGACGGCCTCGCTGGCCCGGCGCATCGGCCATGACGTCACCTGCTTCAGCGTCGAGCCGAAGCTCGACGGGCTGGCGATCGCCGCTCGCTACACCCACGGCCGTCTGAGACAGCTGATCACGCGCGGGGACGGGACCGCCGGGGAGGACGTCTCGCACGCGATCGGCACCATCGAGGGGCTCCCGGAGGAGCTGTCCGAGCCGGTCACCGTGGAGGTGCGCGGCGAGGTCCTCATGACCACGGCGCAGTTCGAGCACGCCAACGAGGTGCGCACCGCGCACGGCGGGCAGCCGTTCGCCAATCCGCGCAATGCCGCGGCGGGCACTCTGCGTGCCAAGGAGCGTGCCTACACCGTGCCGATGACCTTCTTCGGCTACGGTCTGCTCCCCCTGCCCGACACCCCGCCGGCCTTGGCGGAACAGCTCGGCGAGAGCGCCCACAGCGACCTGATGGCACAGGCCGGCGGGCTTGGCGTGAACACCACCGCGACGACCGCCGTGCCCGGCAGCACCGCCGACACCGTCGAGGAGGTCCTGGCGCGCGTGCAGGAGATCGCGGCACTCCGGGCGGAGCTGCCCTTCGGGATCGACGGGGTCGTCATCAAGGCCGACCTGGCCATCGACCAGCGGACCGCCGGATCCGGGACGCGCGCCCCGCGCTGGGCGATCGCCTACAAGCTCCCCGCCGTGGAGAAGGTCACCCGGCTGCTCGAAGTCGAGTGGAACGTGGGCCGCACCGGCATCATCGCGCCCCGCGCGGTCCTGGAACCGGTGGAGATCGACGGCTCCACCATCACCTACGCCACCCTGCACAACCCCGCCGACATCACCCGCCGCGACCTGCGCCTGGGCGACCACGTCATGGTCTACCGCGCCGGCGACGTCATCCCCCGCATCGAAGCCCCCGTCGCCCACCTGCGCACCGGCGACGAACAGCCGATCGTCTTCCCCGAGGTCTGTCCGCGCTGCGGCTCCGCCATCGACACCAGCGAACAGCGCTGGCGCTGCGAGAACGGCCGCAACTGCCACCTCGTCGCATCCCTGTCCTACGCCGCCGGCCGCGACCAGCTCGACATCGAAGGCCTCGGCCACACCCGCGTCGTCCAGCTCGTCGACGCCGGCCTGGTCGCCGACCTCGCCGACCTGTTCACCCTCACCCGAGACCAACTCCTGGCCCTTGAACGGATGGGCGACACGAGCACCGACAACCTCCTTGCCGCGCTGACCACGGCCAAGAGCCAGCCGCTGTCGCGAGTGCTCTGCGCGCTCGGGGTACGCGGCACCGGCCGGTCCATGTCCCGCCGTATCGCCCGCTACTTCGCCACCATGGACAACATCCGGGCCGCCGACGCCGAAGCGATGCAGCGGGTCGACGGTATCGGCACCGAGAAAGCCCCCTCCATCGTCGCCGAACTCGCCGAGCTCGCCCCGCTCATCGACAAGCTCGCCGCGGCCGGGGTGAACATGACCGAACCGGGCGCCACCCCGCCCGTCCCGGTGGACGAGAACAGCGCTGGGGCCGACGGCGAGGTCGAAGGAGCTGAGTTGCCGCTGGCCGGGATGGCCGTCGTGGTCACCGGATCCATGACCGGCGCGCTGGAGAAGCTCTCCCGCAACGAGATGAACGAGCTCATCGAACGCGCCGGCGGCCGTGCCTCCTCCAGCGTCTCCAAGAAGACCTCCCTGGTCGTCGCCGGAGACGGCGCCGGCTCCAAGCGAGCCAAAGCCGAAGACCTCGGCATCCGCCTGGCCAGCCCAGACGAATTCGCCACGCTCATCGCCGACTTCCTCAACTGA